CTCACAGAGCTTGCGCGTAACCGATGATTTGCCGCAGCCGGTGCGGACCGCGCCCACCGAAATGACCGGCCGCGTTGCCACAAGCTGAGTGCGGCGCGGACCGAGCAGCACAAAATCGGCGCCGCGCGCCAGAACCAGGGACGCCAGGTGCATGACCTCCATGTGGGGCACGTCACTGTAGGCGAACACCACTTCGTCGACGGGCTGTTTTTGCAGCAGGGCGTCGAGGGCGCGCTCTTCAAGAATGGCAATGCCGTCGGGGTACAGAGGTCCGGCCAGGGCCGACGGGTAGCGGCGCCCGGCGATGTCGGGAATCTGGGCGGCCGTGAAGGCCAGCACCCGGTAGTTCGGGTCGTTGCGAAAGACGACGTTGAAATTGTGAAAATCCCGTCCCGCTGCGCCCAGGATAACCACGGATCGCGACATGGTTCGCTCCTTTACTCTTTGTCACTGTTACGCTGCGGCGTCCGACAGCGCCGCAGCGTAACAGTTGCCGTTCTTTTTTAATATTTTAGCGCACTTGCGTGGGGCGACAAGCCGACGGCGGCGAAAATGCTGGCGGGAAAGGGGGGGGCTGCTGCTACAATAGCTGCCTGGTGTTCGGATTTCTGCTCGTGGAGGTTTTATGGCGCGTGAAAAAAAAGAGGACGGCGGAATTCTCAAGGGGATTTTCGCCGGCTATCTCATATTGGTTCTGCATGCTCTGCTGATGCTGGTGGTGGCCCTGCTGGTGGTGTTTCTGCGCGGCGTGGTGGAGTACATGCTGTGGATTTTTCTCGGCGGGGTGGCGCTCATCGGTCTGTCAGCCTATTTGTTTTACCGCCGCATAAAAAAAGGTGCTCTCAATATCGGTGGTGCGCTCAACGATCCCTCTCTGCGTGATCGGCCCCTGGAGATCAGCTTTCTCGGCGGGTTGGCTTCGGTGCGTTTCGGTCGACCGGGACAATTCAGCGAAGGCGACCAGCCCCGCGCCATCGAAAGCAGGCTCGTCGAAGAGGCGCCACGTCTGGAAGACCCCGAAGCCATGCGCCGGCGCGAACTGGCGCGGCTGGTGCTGATGCTGGAAAGGGAACTGATTACCCAGGAAGAGTACGACAAGCTTAAGCAGGATCTGCTGAAGAATTAGGGCTCGGGAAGAGCCGAAGGAACCCCCTCTGTTCCCCCCAAACTATGTCGCCTTAGTGCCGTCGGTCGCGGAAGGTGCGGCTGAAGGTCTTTTCCTGTTCGGGGTTGCCGATGAGAATCAGCCCCATGCCCTGCTCAAGGATCGTCTCCGGCGGCGGTACCACCAGGGGCGGTTGACCGTCGGCGCGTTCCAGAGCGACGATGGAGCAACCGCTGAGGGGGCGGATGCGTGAGTCGTTGATGCTCTTGCCGACCAGCGTGGGCGGCAGGCTTCGGCGAAAAACGTTGATGCCCTCGGTGAGAAAAATCGATTCCTTGCCTTCCAGGATATTGCTCAGAATGTTGGCGCCCACCGAGGCGTTGGAGACCACGAAGTCCGCGCCCGCGGCGTAGAGTTGATCGACGTTCTCCTCTTGATTGGCGCGTGCGACGATGCGAATGTCGGGGTTGATGTGGCGGCTGGCCAGGGTGAGAAAGATGTTGGTGCTGTCGTCATTGGTGGTGACAATAAGGCCCTTGGCGGACTCGATGCCCGAATCGTTCAGCACTTTGGAACTGGTGGCGTCGCCGATCACCGCCACATGGTCCAGGCAGTCGACATTGGCCTCGCGGTCGATGAGGATAAAGGGCACTGCGCGCTGTTCGAGAAAACCGGCCGCTGCGCAACCGATGCGGCCATGCCCGAGAATCAGGATCCTGTCCTCGGCTTCCTCTTCGCCGGTGATCTGCTCCAGGGCCTGCAACTGCTCGCGCGTGCCGGCCAGTACCATGAGGGCCTTGGGGGACAGATGCGTGTCGGCGTGCGGTGTGGTGAAATGCCCCCGCTCCCAGAGGCCGATTACCGCCAAACCGGTACTCTGGCGGATTTTTGCATCGGACAGGGACTGCCCGGAAAAGGGTGTGGCCTGCACGGGGATTTCGGCGATTTGCAGGGCGCCGAAGGAATCGATGATATGGGCCTGAGCGCCGCGGGTCGTTGCGCGGCTGGCCAAGTAATGACCGAGGATGCGTTTGAGGGGAATGGCCTGATCGGCACCGGCCAGGCGCAAAAGATCCCTGTTGTCCGGCTCGCTTACCAACGTGGCGATGGGTGTGGTGCACATCGCGTGGGCGGTTAGGCACAGGTTGGTGTTTTCGGGGTCGCTGAGATTCGCGA
The window above is part of the Geoalkalibacter ferrihydriticus DSM 17813 genome. Proteins encoded here:
- a CDS encoding potassium channel family protein, whose translation is MKAIAAELAYFFRGQARKNIKLLTLYCSFLAGLVIMYAWLFRVLMWELEGREYSFITGIYWTITAMSTLGYGDITFSSDPGFLFSAIVTLSGVVFMLILLPFGMISLFLAPWIEQRLRYRATLELPEDTAGHVLIFGFDSVTRALSRNLQNRHIPFVIVSPSHDQAVRLEEEGFRVVFGTPTDAKSLRGARVENARHIIANLSDPENTNLCLTAHAMCTTPIATLVSEPDNRDLLRLAGADQAIPLKRILGHYLASRATTRGAQAHIIDSFGALQIAEIPVQATPFSGQSLSDAKIRQSTGLAVIGLWERGHFTTPHADTHLSPKALMVLAGTREQLQALEQITGEEEAEDRILILGHGRIGCAAAGFLEQRAVPFILIDREANVDCLDHVAVIGDATSSKVLNDSGIESAKGLIVTTNDDSTNIFLTLASRHINPDIRIVARANQEENVDQLYAAGADFVVSNASVGANILSNILEGKESIFLTEGINVFRRSLPPTLVGKSINDSRIRPLSGCSIVALERADGQPPLVVPPPETILEQGMGLILIGNPEQEKTFSRTFRDRRH